The Candidatus Kryptoniota bacterium DNA segment TCAAAAGGGAATGGACACGAAATTAGAAAGACCTAAACATTGTGACCCACCACCTCTAGTGTCTTAGAAATCCCCGAAAAAAGTTGCCCAAAAGTTGCCCACGACCTGCACGAACCTTCGAATTCAGCGCGCCTGGAGGGATTCCCCCGAAGGGGTCCCTTCGGGAGAACCCCCAACGCAGTGCGCCTGCCGAGAGTCGAACTCGGAACCCTCAGATCCGTAGTCTGATGCTCTATCCAATTGAGCTACAGGCGCGGCATCATTAAATTAGTTCTCGAACCGTGAATTTCAAAGAAGATCGATGGAGTCGAGATGTCTGAAAAATCTGCAGTAGTAAGACAGGTGAGAGGTATGACTTTTGTCGGACTCACAGAATCAGGGCACTGGGTCAGCGTCGACGGACCTCCCGACTTTGGCGGGTCCAATGCAGCAATCCGGCCGAAGGAATTGGTCCTTATCGCACTCGGTGCTTGCACCGGAAGTGATGTCGCCTCGATCCTGCAGAAGAAAAAAATCAAGCTTTCCGGATTCGAAGTAAAACTGAAAGCCCACGTCGCCGATGAACACCCGCAAGTCTATACAAAGATTCACATCGAGTATGTCTTCTATGGCGAGAATCTTTCGAAACCTGACCTCGAACGAGCTATCGACCTTTCACAAAATAAATATTGTCCTGTCAGCGCTATGCTCAGACCGTCAGTAGAGCTGACGAACTCGTATGTAATTCTTCCGCCGGAGGATTTCCAGAACCCGAAGTCGATTCTCTGAAAGAGGTTAGGTGGCTCGTTTGTGCTACTTTAGCTTGAGGTCCTTAACCAATCTTATTGCCTCAGCCACCATTACTGCAGATGAAATGTCCTGAGGTCTCTCCCGCATTGAGTCCGTTCCACATTTCTGAATACCGTCGACACAGTTGGTGAGGTCCTGTGTACTGACGAGGTCTTCGAAAAAGACCAACATTCGTTCAAATTCTTGCCTGCACGACTTGAATTTCGATGTCGCTTCTGTCAGGTACATCCCTACAAGATTGCACGAGTGGTCCGTACCAGTATGAATCGATTCTTCATTTCGAGTTTGCAAGAATATTTCTACAAGATTCCTGGAAATAGCAACCTGCTGATCCTCATCGAGTGGACTGAATGTCATCACGAGCGGCATTGCCATATTCAGAGTCACCTGACCATGATCCACTATATTCTTATATCGTCCGTCAGGTTCGTAAAATGTGCTGAAGAAACCCGATTCAATTTGAGATATGATGTCAGTATACCGAGCGCCTTCCGAAGAATCCGAGTCGCTTATCAGCCTGAGAAGGTTGTATAGAAGAGCGTTTATACATGCGTTGCTCGGATTTGCTGCAGCGATATCAGATCCGCCTGTCAAAACTATTAGTCCTGTCGCGCCGAGCCTCTTTCCTCCCAAATTGTTCTCGAGTATCATGTCAGCCGACTCTTTGAGCACAGGCATGAAGCGCCTTAACAGACTCGCCCCATCCTCCTTCGCGGTGCTTCTTGCTAGTGCCACGGCAAAGTAAAAAGGCACCATCGGGTCGTCGTAATTTATGTGCTGGTCGCTTTCGTCGACGCTTGCCGGGAGCACTCCATTCATCTTATTGGTAACCAGATTGTGCAAGATATTGTGCTCCAGTTTGCTTTCGCCGGAGATCCAGCTCAATCCCGCTAACGACAGAAGGGTATCTCGGATCATGATGCTGCCGTACGGATAACCTTCAAGGACAACCGAACCTCGAACAGCATGACTCCTGACGAAATGACATGAACCCATGTCTGCAAGCCTGATATACTTCTTGGAAAGTCCGGACCTGGAGCGCACTGCCTCGATTGCTTCCACATATTTTGCCTCGATCTCGGAATAATCAAATTCCCCGAGGTCCCGAGTAGATGCAGCAAGCGTTACGCTTTTTCCGGGTTCGAGTATCGTCTCCCAATATCCGATGTTATATAAGTCCTCTCGGCTGTCGTCATAATTGCCACCGTCGTTCTTGTAAATGAAATCGCGATACCAGAACGACTCCGGACTGGTATTGTAAATTCGAGACAGCTTCAGATAGACTCGTGGAAGATTCATATCCGCCACAATCCTGACACCGTCAGGAAGTTCGTCCACAAGGAAGCCATCGCCGGCAAGGAGGAGAGAGTCCTTCAGCCTGAAGCTGAGAAGGGGCAAAAGCCGGAACGTCAACTCAACTTTCGAATCATTTTCATAGTGAATGAAAACTGAATTAGAGTGTTTCGGCATTACGACTTTTTTAGACAGAAGGTTGCCGTCCAGATCGAACGACAATTGAGGGAAGTGATCGAACGTGAACTTATGCAGGTATTTGTAACCCTGCGGGAATAGCGTGCCGGGGTATTGATTTGTCCCCAGAAAATATGATTTCCCATTAACTATGACTTCTTCGTCAACTTTATTCAGAAGTGCCAGTCTTCTAAGCGGAGGATTCAATGAAACGGTGAGTAGCGAATGCTGCCGACGAGTGTTCATGAAAGAAATCGTGCTCGAAGCAAATCCACCATCGCCATCCGTCAGAATCCACTCCTTTGATGACGAGAATTCTATGTCCCGTAGCTGTTTTTGACCGAAAACTATCATTTTTGACAATATAACTAATGCTGTTTCAACTGAAAACCTTGATTTTGCTTCAAGTAAAAGGAGAAGTAAACTTGATTAACTCATTGAGAGACTATAAATTCCTGACAATGAGGTTTTCTAGAGCAGTTTTGACGTTTGTTCTGGCTGCGATTTTTCCCGCGATCGCTTCTTCGCAGGTCGCCGGAGGAACCGTGGCGGAGCAGCAAGACTATACCTTCGCCGTCGGTCTCTACCGCGATGCTCAATACAATTTGGCTCTACAGCAATTTAAGAATTTTCTGACGAATTACCCCAACGCTACGAAGACGGACGAAATAACATTTCTTTGTGGCGAATGCCTTATGCAGGAAAGACTGTACGACAGCTCTCTGGGTTATTATGAGAAGGTTATAGGCGAATTTCCCAGCTCAACTTATTATATGAGATCGGAACTGAGGGCTGGGGAGGCTTACCTCCAGATGGGCAATTATGCGAAATCGGAAAAGCTCCTCAAGAGTGTATTGTCGGGCTCAAGCGATAACGACATCAAGGGGGAAAGCTCCTACAGACTCGGACAATTATTTGCAGCAAAGGACGACTATCAAAACGCGATAAAATACTTCGAACTCTCCTACGACGGTTACCCTGCTTCACCGTTTGCCGATTATGCATTCTATGGGCATGCCTGGAGCTATGGCAAGATTGGAAAGTTTCAGGAGAGCAAGCAAGAATTCTCGCAACTCATTACCAATTACCCGAAATCGAAATTGAAGCCGGATGCAATTGAGAAAATGGGCGAATGCGACTTTTTCACCTACGATTACCAATCGGCCATAAATGAGTTCAAAAGTTCAATCGCGCTCTCAAACGATATCGAATCAGCCGCGGCCGCGCTGTACTACGAGGGCAGAGCGTTTGAGGGGTTGAGTCAGGCTGACAGCGCCAAAGTAGTCTTCACTGAATATCTTGCTGTATATCCAAACGAGACGCATTCAGATGAAGTGCGGCTTCTTCTCGCGAAGCTGCTCGACGTCTC contains these protein-coding regions:
- a CDS encoding OsmC family protein, which produces MSEKSAVVRQVRGMTFVGLTESGHWVSVDGPPDFGGSNAAIRPKELVLIALGACTGSDVASILQKKKIKLSGFEVKLKAHVADEHPQVYTKIHIEYVFYGENLSKPDLERAIDLSQNKYCPVSAMLRPSVELTNSYVILPPEDFQNPKSIL
- a CDS encoding glycogen debranching enzyme N-terminal domain-containing protein; this encodes MIVFGQKQLRDIEFSSSKEWILTDGDGGFASSTISFMNTRRQHSLLTVSLNPPLRRLALLNKVDEEVIVNGKSYFLGTNQYPGTLFPQGYKYLHKFTFDHFPQLSFDLDGNLLSKKVVMPKHSNSVFIHYENDSKVELTFRLLPLLSFRLKDSLLLAGDGFLVDELPDGVRIVADMNLPRVYLKLSRIYNTSPESFWYRDFIYKNDGGNYDDSREDLYNIGYWETILEPGKSVTLAASTRDLGEFDYSEIEAKYVEAIEAVRSRSGLSKKYIRLADMGSCHFVRSHAVRGSVVLEGYPYGSIMIRDTLLSLAGLSWISGESKLEHNILHNLVTNKMNGVLPASVDESDQHINYDDPMVPFYFAVALARSTAKEDGASLLRRFMPVLKESADMILENNLGGKRLGATGLIVLTGGSDIAAANPSNACINALLYNLLRLISDSDSSEGARYTDIISQIESGFFSTFYEPDGRYKNIVDHGQVTLNMAMPLVMTFSPLDEDQQVAISRNLVEIFLQTRNEESIHTGTDHSCNLVGMYLTEATSKFKSCRQEFERMLVFFEDLVSTQDLTNCVDGIQKCGTDSMRERPQDISSAVMVAEAIRLVKDLKLK